A region from the Polyangium spumosum genome encodes:
- a CDS encoding DUF2169 domain-containing protein gives MDIVSPTPLAVGTLLWEPRPGERVLTLCIKATFSLVHGQTSVLSSQQEPLQNDIPWDDAPGASLYAPSDYVPTKPRVDILLSGHVHAPAGRAVAVVEARVSVDDFSKSHGFRGEAPFVHQPIREARGGPGAAPPAGFGPRSPAARAREIERGAEILRWAETLGPRASAAPPPAQVDWSFFNSAPRDQQLAALGTAPHIVLENLHPTIPRLETRLPALLPRAFRLEPGADQLAEIRLRCDTLRIDTDRGRALLTYRGTIPLGRADERAAGVLGVLLEGPGAKVGMDELSRLMRARAGAGGEAPLGKEPAEEVGGSTVMGTSVPQGPTLPFASAPPGFGLKNLPAGPMPIRPAEPAPENDEVGRTTLPIGGAPAVPALPFPKGQAGPNLAPAQPLSPPPPLAQPLPLPEPPPLPEPPALLESIQPSPPPTEPPSPAAPAAPEPEAPKAPREPLPLALCAALAAERGMKRDISPSLRAHDATPGDLASSARHWADAIHAETRRDEFALQDAHDDAYVAALEKARGRALTADEYARISVGMERGDADRALAALGLPREALFPVERAFMRRIGHDRALDEEVEKALARARRMP, from the coding sequence ATGGACATCGTCTCCCCGACCCCCCTCGCCGTCGGCACGCTGCTCTGGGAGCCCCGGCCCGGCGAGCGGGTGCTCACGCTCTGCATCAAGGCCACCTTCTCCCTGGTGCACGGGCAAACCTCGGTGCTCTCCTCGCAGCAGGAGCCGCTCCAGAACGATATCCCCTGGGACGACGCCCCCGGCGCGAGCCTCTACGCGCCCAGCGATTACGTGCCGACCAAACCCCGGGTCGATATCCTCCTCTCGGGTCACGTCCATGCGCCGGCCGGCAGGGCAGTCGCGGTTGTCGAGGCGCGCGTCTCCGTGGACGATTTCTCGAAATCGCACGGCTTCCGCGGGGAGGCGCCCTTCGTCCACCAGCCGATCCGCGAGGCGCGAGGTGGCCCAGGCGCGGCCCCGCCCGCGGGGTTTGGTCCGCGTTCTCCCGCGGCGCGCGCGCGGGAGATCGAACGCGGAGCGGAGATCCTGCGCTGGGCCGAGACGCTCGGCCCCCGCGCGAGCGCCGCGCCGCCGCCGGCCCAGGTCGACTGGTCCTTCTTCAACAGCGCCCCGCGCGATCAGCAGCTCGCGGCGCTCGGGACCGCGCCGCATATCGTGCTCGAGAACCTGCACCCCACCATTCCGCGCCTCGAGACGCGCCTGCCCGCCCTTCTGCCGCGCGCATTTCGCCTGGAGCCCGGCGCGGATCAGCTCGCCGAGATCCGGCTCCGCTGCGATACCCTCCGCATCGACACCGATCGCGGCCGCGCCCTGCTCACCTATCGCGGCACGATCCCGCTCGGCCGCGCGGACGAGCGCGCCGCCGGCGTGCTCGGCGTCCTGCTCGAGGGCCCGGGGGCGAAGGTGGGCATGGACGAGCTCTCGCGCCTCATGCGCGCGCGGGCGGGCGCGGGCGGCGAGGCTCCTTTGGGGAAGGAGCCGGCAGAGGAGGTCGGCGGCTCCACCGTGATGGGCACGTCCGTCCCCCAGGGGCCCACATTGCCGTTCGCGAGCGCGCCGCCGGGCTTTGGCTTGAAAAACCTCCCTGCTGGCCCGATGCCGATTCGTCCGGCCGAACCCGCGCCGGAGAACGACGAGGTGGGTCGAACCACGCTGCCCATCGGCGGGGCGCCCGCGGTGCCGGCATTGCCTTTCCCGAAAGGGCAAGCCGGGCCAAACCTCGCGCCGGCGCAGCCGCTTTCACCTCCGCCTCCGCTCGCGCAGCCTCTCCCGCTCCCGGAGCCGCCTCCGCTCCCGGAGCCGCCCGCGCTGCTGGAATCGATTCAGCCTTCGCCCCCGCCGACGGAGCCGCCCTCCCCCGCCGCGCCGGCCGCGCCCGAGCCCGAGGCCCCCAAGGCCCCGCGCGAGCCCCTGCCTCTCGCCCTCTGCGCCGCCCTCGCCGCCGAGCGGGGCATGAAGCGGGATATCTCGCCCTCGCTGCGCGCGCACGACGCCACGCCCGGGGATCTCGCCTCCTCGGCGCGCCACTGGGCCGACGCCATCCACGCGGAGACGCGCCGCGACGAATTCGCGCTGCAGGACGCTCACGACGACGCGTACGTCGCGGCCCTGGAGAAGGCGCGCGGCCGGGCGCTCACGGCCGACGAATATGCGCGCATCTCGGTGGGCATGGAGCGCGGCGACGCCGATCGCGCGCTCGCGGCCCTCGGCCTTCCGCGCGAGGCGCTCTTCCCCGTCGAGCGTGCCTTCATGCGCCGGATCGGACACGATCGGGCGCTCGATGAAGAGGTCGAAAAGGCCCTCGCGCGGGCCCGGAGGATGCCATGA
- a CDS encoding DUF2169 family type VI secretion system accessory protein, translated as MFILNEGPLPIASVLWQPRPGAFCSTVVCKATFTLEPGEAALRPMQEPLWEADVNDAGAGLRCPSDLAWAKPWADVVLVGHAYAPRGEPARRFTTRLVVGALDKHVEIFADRRMSRDGAVYEGKPVDRMPLVYERAAGGPRTWNHVGLREDAWDAEGWLELPNLVPRGADALAPGQRFEPIGFGPIPATWPLRQERLTSHTPLSGSVTRGGASLPPDAEHWFHNVAPVDQQLAGIEDGARIVLEHLNPMIGRLETRLPGLRPSARIERPGQKLEPLDLRADLLWIDTDRGICTVTYRGRVPLKHAEEPGQIIVTLSRGAPSLRPAMSTSPSAQAEAEETQAPVVRYDGLPFRPQSAPAAPNTTPRLDAQPPPKGLSLGFLSAAPAPVSVPVPAPVKPVPPPAPPRVEARPLPALGDDEAFELLWFAVEMMPRIRRRKAWKEILDALEDEPIDPELDDAELSATPATVENRRDISAILSCGEALGPERLGEVLKEGISAGAFTAKIALCAGELSFKFDEAKLLEALCAAVTPLAVDDDRLRAALATADAFLGARGSASLPAVAEGLFAQIREVLRQGRRATPLEGILAQVERAALEQRAYQRRMVFGGPHLRGSIAVSAGPAAQAVPVYFPEDIVMTLPMMASFPARILCEVRPRVDRAEASSLSLRGVAIGRAVSLGAAGKSP; from the coding sequence ATGTTCATCCTCAATGAGGGCCCGCTGCCCATCGCCAGCGTGCTCTGGCAGCCGAGACCCGGGGCGTTTTGCTCGACCGTCGTCTGCAAGGCCACCTTCACGCTCGAGCCGGGCGAGGCCGCGCTGCGCCCCATGCAGGAGCCTCTCTGGGAGGCAGACGTCAACGACGCCGGCGCAGGGCTCCGCTGTCCTTCGGACCTCGCATGGGCCAAGCCGTGGGCCGACGTCGTCCTCGTCGGCCATGCGTACGCGCCGCGGGGTGAGCCGGCCCGAAGGTTCACCACGCGCCTCGTCGTCGGCGCGCTCGACAAGCACGTCGAAATCTTCGCCGATCGCAGGATGTCGCGCGACGGCGCTGTGTACGAAGGCAAGCCGGTCGATCGCATGCCGCTCGTCTACGAGCGCGCCGCCGGCGGGCCGAGGACGTGGAACCACGTCGGGCTGCGCGAGGATGCCTGGGACGCCGAAGGCTGGCTCGAGCTGCCGAACCTCGTCCCCCGCGGCGCCGATGCCCTCGCCCCGGGGCAACGATTCGAGCCGATCGGGTTCGGACCCATCCCCGCGACATGGCCGCTGCGACAGGAGCGGCTCACCAGCCACACGCCGCTCTCCGGGTCGGTCACGCGCGGCGGCGCCAGCCTGCCGCCCGACGCCGAACACTGGTTTCACAACGTCGCCCCCGTCGATCAACAGCTCGCAGGCATCGAGGACGGCGCCCGCATCGTGCTCGAGCACCTCAATCCCATGATCGGGCGGCTGGAGACACGCCTGCCCGGGCTCAGGCCCAGCGCGCGCATCGAGCGGCCCGGGCAGAAGCTCGAGCCGCTCGACCTGCGCGCGGATCTCCTGTGGATCGATACGGATCGCGGGATCTGCACGGTGACGTATCGCGGTCGTGTTCCCTTGAAGCACGCCGAGGAGCCCGGTCAGATCATCGTCACGTTGTCGAGGGGGGCGCCGAGCCTGCGGCCGGCGATGAGCACGTCCCCGAGCGCGCAGGCCGAGGCGGAGGAGACGCAGGCGCCCGTCGTGAGGTACGACGGGCTCCCCTTTCGTCCCCAGAGCGCACCTGCCGCTCCGAACACGACGCCGCGGCTCGACGCGCAGCCGCCGCCGAAGGGCTTGTCGCTGGGGTTCCTGTCCGCTGCGCCCGCGCCCGTTTCCGTGCCTGTGCCCGCGCCTGTGAAGCCCGTCCCGCCTCCCGCGCCGCCGCGTGTCGAAGCGCGACCGCTTCCAGCGCTCGGCGACGACGAGGCGTTCGAGCTGCTCTGGTTCGCCGTCGAGATGATGCCCCGTATCCGGCGCCGCAAGGCGTGGAAGGAGATCCTCGACGCGCTGGAGGACGAGCCCATCGATCCAGAGCTCGACGACGCGGAGCTCTCGGCGACGCCCGCGACGGTGGAGAATCGTCGGGACATCTCGGCGATCTTGTCGTGTGGCGAGGCCCTCGGGCCGGAGCGGCTCGGCGAGGTGCTGAAGGAAGGCATCTCGGCCGGCGCGTTCACGGCGAAGATCGCGCTCTGCGCGGGGGAGCTCTCGTTCAAGTTCGACGAGGCGAAGCTCCTCGAGGCGCTCTGCGCAGCGGTCACGCCGCTCGCCGTGGATGACGATCGGCTGCGCGCCGCCCTCGCGACCGCGGACGCCTTCCTCGGCGCGCGTGGCTCTGCGAGCTTGCCAGCGGTGGCGGAGGGGCTCTTCGCGCAGATCAGGGAGGTGCTGCGCCAGGGCCGTCGGGCGACGCCGCTCGAGGGGATCCTCGCGCAGGTGGAGCGTGCGGCGCTCGAGCAGCGGGCGTATCAGCGGCGGATGGTCTTCGGCGGTCCCCACCTGCGGGGCTCGATCGCCGTCTCCGCGGGGCCGGCGGCGCAGGCCGTGCCGGTCTACTTTCCGGAGGACATCGTGATGACGTTGCCGATGATGGCGTCGTTTCCGGCGAGGATCCTCTGCGAGGTGCGTCCGAGGGTGGATCGCGCCGAGGCCTCCTCGCTCTCGCTGCGAGGGGTCGCGATCGGCAGGGCCGTGAGCCTGGGTGCCGCGGGGAAGTCCCCGTGA
- a CDS encoding serine/threonine-protein kinase has translation MDTSVRPGEVLLGKYRVERVLGKGGMGLVVAARHLSLGELFAIKFLSTSTIENAEVIERFEREARAAARLRGEHVARVHDVGRMENGAPYMIMEYLDGSDLHALVRRRGPLPVEEAVAYVLQACDGIAEAHAAGIVHRDLKPANLFLIRRPNGSPCVKVLDFGVARQTGVEEVALTATGVMLGSPMYMAPEQIARSKSVDARSDIWAMGVVLYELLTARGPFQGQTVLELVAAILQEEPPRPSELRPDLPAALEAVILRCLRKRSEERFQSMGELAAALDEASRPAAAAVLAGGTVLLPGPARASAPSAPNLFVQPPAAPSLPMPVAPPMPMPVAPLASAPALARPPFASTPAIQASTNQAWGQTGYVQAAAPRPSGRFAVAIGAVAALVLLGGGGWFVLGRSSGPTPAADVPAASAAPVETAAPAPPPRETAPIAAIAAPEQAPAPSSAPSASAAPAAPPVKVQASRPSPPTKPHRPSLW, from the coding sequence ATGGATACCTCCGTCAGGCCAGGTGAGGTCCTCCTCGGCAAGTACCGGGTCGAGCGCGTACTCGGAAAAGGCGGCATGGGGCTCGTCGTCGCGGCCCGCCACCTCTCGCTCGGCGAGCTCTTCGCCATCAAGTTCCTCTCGACCTCCACGATCGAGAACGCCGAGGTGATCGAGCGCTTCGAGCGCGAGGCGCGCGCGGCGGCCCGGCTCCGGGGCGAGCACGTGGCGCGGGTCCACGACGTCGGCCGCATGGAGAACGGCGCGCCGTACATGATCATGGAGTACCTCGACGGCAGCGACCTGCACGCGCTCGTGCGGCGGCGAGGGCCGCTCCCGGTCGAGGAGGCCGTCGCGTACGTCCTCCAGGCCTGCGACGGGATCGCCGAGGCGCACGCGGCCGGGATCGTGCATCGTGACCTGAAGCCCGCCAATCTCTTCCTGATCCGCCGCCCCAACGGCAGCCCCTGCGTCAAGGTCCTCGATTTCGGTGTCGCCCGGCAGACGGGCGTCGAGGAGGTCGCCCTCACGGCCACGGGCGTGATGCTCGGCTCGCCGATGTACATGGCGCCCGAGCAGATCGCGCGCTCGAAATCGGTCGACGCGCGCAGCGACATCTGGGCGATGGGGGTGGTGCTCTACGAGCTCTTGACGGCGCGCGGGCCGTTCCAGGGGCAGACGGTGCTGGAGCTCGTCGCGGCCATCCTGCAGGAGGAGCCGCCGCGGCCCTCCGAGCTGCGCCCGGACCTGCCGGCGGCCCTGGAGGCGGTGATCCTGCGCTGCCTGCGCAAGCGCTCCGAGGAGCGGTTCCAGAGCATGGGCGAGCTCGCGGCGGCGCTCGACGAGGCCTCGCGTCCGGCGGCCGCGGCCGTGCTCGCCGGCGGAACGGTGCTGCTCCCCGGGCCGGCGCGGGCGAGCGCGCCGTCGGCGCCGAACCTCTTCGTGCAGCCGCCCGCGGCGCCCAGCTTGCCGATGCCCGTCGCGCCTCCGATGCCGATGCCCGTCGCGCCCCTCGCGTCTGCACCGGCCCTCGCGCGCCCGCCCTTCGCCTCGACCCCGGCGATCCAGGCGTCCACGAACCAGGCGTGGGGCCAGACCGGCTACGTGCAAGCGGCGGCCCCGCGCCCGAGCGGAAGGTTTGCCGTGGCCATCGGCGCCGTGGCGGCGCTCGTGTTGCTCGGCGGCGGCGGCTGGTTTGTCCTCGGCCGCTCCTCTGGGCCGACGCCGGCCGCAGACGTGCCTGCGGCCTCGGCGGCGCCGGTCGAGACAGCCGCGCCCGCGCCCCCGCCCCGCGAGACAGCCCCGATCGCCGCGATCGCCGCGCCCGAACAAGCCCCCGCGCCCTCGAGCGCTCCCTCTGCATCCGCCGCGCCCGCAGCGCCGCCGGTGAAGGTGCAGGCTTCCCGGCCGTCGCCGCCCACGAAGCCCCATCGCCCCAGCCTCTGGTAG
- a CDS encoding SH3 domain-containing protein, whose product MTILPQSFVEIIEGVTGRQNCGCDPCCPDQSQSAEGPWMVTVTPHHAGRAILRSSPETLGYGPSDAGTNWIMFLDAGTPLTVLDTTQDMSFYRVVTADGQEGWIGSGRTAYLSGLCLGHPFIDRWDGRDGSPRTALIHARTIMNGELKGSDYANRCLRFVSDCYNITGVQPRCPLMYNPGRCGYAGNAIGAYRALQRCAKMLPLISPLPTGAIVFWGPSGKNGNHGHVAIALEDGVQIITSGFVTSAGVPTNVEIMESVAAVATWTGAIALGYTTPEVAFTPGSWGAASPP is encoded by the coding sequence ATGACAATCTTGCCGCAATCGTTCGTCGAGATCATCGAGGGGGTGACGGGCCGGCAGAACTGCGGATGTGATCCGTGCTGCCCGGACCAATCGCAGAGCGCCGAGGGGCCCTGGATGGTCACGGTCACGCCGCACCACGCCGGCCGAGCCATCTTGCGCAGCTCGCCCGAGACGCTCGGGTACGGCCCCTCGGACGCGGGGACCAACTGGATCATGTTCCTGGACGCGGGCACGCCGCTCACGGTGCTCGATACGACGCAGGACATGAGCTTTTACCGCGTCGTCACCGCCGACGGACAGGAGGGCTGGATCGGCTCGGGGCGCACGGCCTACCTGAGCGGTTTGTGCCTGGGTCATCCCTTCATCGATCGATGGGACGGCCGCGACGGCAGCCCGCGGACCGCGCTCATCCACGCGCGCACCATCATGAACGGGGAGCTGAAAGGCAGCGACTACGCCAATCGATGCCTGCGGTTCGTGAGCGATTGCTACAACATCACCGGCGTTCAGCCTCGTTGCCCCTTGATGTACAACCCGGGTCGGTGCGGCTATGCCGGCAACGCGATCGGCGCCTACCGTGCCCTCCAGCGTTGCGCGAAGATGTTGCCCCTCATCTCGCCGCTGCCCACCGGGGCGATCGTCTTCTGGGGCCCTTCCGGCAAGAATGGCAACCACGGCCATGTCGCCATCGCCCTCGAGGACGGCGTCCAGATCATCACGTCGGGGTTCGTGACGAGCGCGGGGGTCCCGACCAACGTCGAGATCATGGAGAGCGTCGCGGCCGTCGCGACCTGGACCGGCGCCATCGCGCTCGGCTACACGACGCCCGAGGTCGCCTTCACCCCGGGGAGCTGGGGCGCGGCGAGCCCGCCCTGA
- a CDS encoding FtsK/SpoIIIE domain-containing protein — MALSSQPLPRRGARELSVTEIRNALRCPRVFALGRARGQAVAFPIGASSLGALFHRIAERFACELEAPPEPVRLLPPHAPRERVADGLSAWLLGHLVDELEANPSAASMPGEIDDLAEALRELARYLAKQIEGTGHGPAEALRTFLQHAELAVDAVLDASGGMPVRVSGRIDAVYCRARGAVDVVEYKLTDEANQELDQAQVALYRYLLRSALDLDADPLILRFKPGLIETKLSPVAADGIVDRTLSPLLGRMVSWSERPEDAPPTSRRDLCPTCPVRPACVETYRDALEARDQPPAGAARPMPDPAGRLTVPPPREPVGALPDDTEGMAEAEALATQIVAQLKRQGVIASLGRRTVGPRLLRIEVTSPRQRVAQLDRAAQDVEHHLAGYNVRYERDEARRYFTAPRKVARRVVLEMLLARKAAFLRERPGRFVLGEGLDGEVIAGDLADGSSCHLLVAGQTGSGKSVLLRALVVGLCHFHPPAAIRFTLVDPKRVTFGGLAAGIGAHLAGPIVYDVEVLLAELDALVAEMEERYTLFEHRKVQSIDDYNDLAPAPLPRRVVVVDEFQDLIASKATRQPFLDVVKRLGSMARAAGIHLVLATQRPDRTTVPGEIKANLGGRVALRVQEVINSRIILDQGGAEELLGKGDFYADLGHGLVRGQAPMA, encoded by the coding sequence ATGGCGCTGAGCTCTCAGCCCCTTCCCCGGCGCGGCGCCCGCGAGCTCTCCGTCACCGAGATCCGCAACGCCCTCCGTTGCCCGCGCGTCTTCGCGCTCGGCCGCGCGCGCGGTCAGGCCGTCGCTTTCCCGATCGGCGCCTCGTCCCTCGGCGCGCTCTTCCACCGCATCGCCGAGCGTTTTGCGTGCGAACTCGAGGCGCCTCCCGAGCCCGTGCGCCTACTCCCCCCGCATGCGCCACGCGAGCGCGTGGCAGATGGCCTCTCGGCCTGGCTCCTTGGCCACCTCGTGGACGAGCTCGAAGCGAACCCCAGCGCGGCGAGCATGCCCGGCGAGATCGACGACCTGGCCGAGGCGCTGCGAGAGCTCGCGCGCTACCTGGCGAAACAAATCGAAGGCACGGGGCACGGGCCGGCGGAGGCCTTGCGCACGTTCCTTCAGCACGCCGAGCTCGCGGTCGACGCCGTGCTCGACGCGTCCGGAGGCATGCCGGTGCGTGTCTCGGGCCGGATCGATGCGGTGTATTGTCGGGCGAGAGGCGCCGTCGATGTCGTCGAATACAAGCTGACGGACGAGGCCAACCAGGAGCTCGACCAGGCGCAGGTTGCGCTTTATCGTTACCTCTTGCGCTCCGCGCTCGATCTCGACGCGGATCCGCTCATCCTGCGCTTCAAACCGGGGCTCATCGAGACGAAGCTCTCGCCGGTGGCTGCTGACGGCATTGTGGACCGGACCCTCTCACCCCTGCTCGGCAGAATGGTGAGCTGGTCGGAGCGCCCCGAAGACGCGCCTCCGACCTCGCGCCGGGATCTCTGCCCGACGTGCCCTGTACGGCCGGCGTGTGTCGAGACGTACCGCGACGCGCTCGAAGCTCGTGATCAGCCGCCTGCGGGCGCAGCTCGCCCCATGCCCGATCCGGCCGGGCGACTGACCGTGCCTCCTCCGCGCGAGCCCGTAGGTGCTCTGCCGGACGACACCGAGGGCATGGCGGAGGCCGAGGCCCTCGCCACGCAGATCGTCGCGCAGCTCAAACGACAAGGGGTCATTGCGAGCCTCGGTCGGAGGACAGTGGGGCCGCGGCTCCTGCGGATCGAGGTGACGAGCCCGCGGCAACGCGTGGCGCAGCTCGATCGCGCTGCGCAGGACGTGGAGCATCACCTCGCCGGGTACAACGTACGGTACGAGCGGGACGAGGCGAGGCGATACTTCACGGCGCCGCGAAAGGTGGCGCGCAGGGTCGTCCTCGAAATGCTGCTCGCGCGCAAAGCCGCGTTCTTGCGCGAGCGGCCGGGGCGCTTCGTGCTCGGGGAAGGGCTCGATGGCGAGGTGATCGCCGGTGACCTCGCCGACGGGAGCTCATGCCATCTGCTCGTGGCCGGTCAGACGGGGAGCGGAAAATCGGTTTTGTTGCGTGCTCTGGTCGTCGGGCTTTGCCATTTTCATCCACCGGCGGCCATACGGTTCACGCTGGTCGATCCGAAGCGCGTGACGTTCGGCGGGCTCGCTGCGGGGATCGGCGCGCATCTGGCAGGGCCGATCGTGTACGATGTGGAGGTGCTCCTCGCGGAGCTCGACGCGCTCGTGGCCGAGATGGAGGAGCGGTACACGCTCTTCGAGCACCGGAAGGTGCAGAGCATCGACGACTACAACGACCTCGCTCCAGCTCCGCTGCCGCGGCGGGTGGTCGTGGTGGATGAATTTCAGGATTTGATTGCGTCGAAGGCAACGCGGCAACCGTTCCTGGACGTGGTGAAGCGGCTCGGGTCGATGGCTCGCGCGGCCGGGATTCACCTCGTACTGGCGACGCAGCGGCCCGACCGCACGACGGTGCCCGGAGAGATCAAGGCGAACCTGGGCGGGAGGGTCGCGCTGCGCGTGCAGGAGGTCATCAATTCGAGGATCATCCTGGACCAGGGTGGGGCGGAGGAGCTCCTCGGAAAGGGAGATTTCTACGCGGACCTCGGGCACGGGCTCGTGCGGGGGCAGGCGCCGATGGCGTGA